A window of Dysgonomonadaceae bacterium PH5-43 contains these coding sequences:
- a CDS encoding indole-3-glycerol phosphate synthase (product_source=KO:K01609; cath_funfam=3.20.20.70; cog=COG0134; ko=KO:K01609; pfam=PF00218; superfamily=51366): protein MNILETICNNKHIEIARQKEAAPLSYVKNLAEEQVQTIQRTSFKQSLNNSKTGIIAEFKRKSPSKGWIHQNANIASIVKGYEDAGAAAISCLTDEHFFGGSFNDFKTARSIISKIPLLRKDFIVDEYQIYQSKVMKADVILLIAACLTPDETYRFTNIAHNLKMEVLLEIHNEQELEHIQPNIDVIGINNRNLKTFVTNIQHTIDLSHKIPQSFTKISESGLSDSKTVINLRKEGFKGFLMGENFMKTESPANTLQQFIKDIEYEN from the coding sequence ATGAATATTTTAGAAACTATATGCAACAATAAGCACATAGAGATAGCACGACAAAAAGAGGCTGCTCCCCTATCTTATGTAAAAAACTTAGCAGAAGAACAAGTTCAGACTATACAACGCACCTCATTCAAACAATCTCTAAACAATTCAAAAACAGGAATAATTGCCGAGTTTAAAAGAAAATCTCCATCTAAAGGGTGGATACATCAGAATGCAAATATAGCATCTATAGTTAAAGGGTATGAAGATGCAGGTGCTGCTGCTATCTCTTGTCTTACCGACGAACATTTTTTTGGTGGTTCGTTCAACGATTTCAAAACAGCAAGAAGTATTATATCTAAAATACCTCTATTAAGAAAAGATTTTATTGTTGATGAATATCAGATATATCAATCAAAGGTAATGAAAGCTGATGTTATTCTTCTTATAGCGGCGTGCCTTACTCCCGACGAAACTTACCGTTTTACCAATATAGCGCACAACTTAAAAATGGAAGTTCTTCTCGAAATACACAACGAACAAGAGCTCGAACATATTCAGCCTAACATAGATGTTATCGGCATTAACAACAGAAACTTAAAAACTTTCGTTACGAATATTCAGCACACGATAGATTTATCGCACAAAATACCCCAAAGTTTCACTAAAATTTCAGAAAGTGGATTATCTGATAGTAAAACTGTTATAAACTTAAGAAAAGAAGGGTTTAAGGGTTTCCTTATGGGAGAAAATTTTATGAAAACAGAAAGCCCTGCTAATACTCTTCAACAATTTATTAAAGATATCGAATATGAAAATTAA
- a CDS encoding phosphoribosylanthranilate isomerase (product_source=KO:K01817; cath_funfam=3.20.20.70; cog=COG0135; ko=KO:K01817; pfam=PF00697; superfamily=51366) — protein sequence MKIKVCGMKYSDNIKELLNLPIDMMGLIFYPKSPRYTNEYISNIKYAEKNIELVGVFVNESFENIITKVKEFNLNIVQLHGNEEPTLCVNLKKQGLKIIKAISIKDERSFNICDIYDNCDYLLFDTSTSAYGGSGKKFDWNTLSHYKGSTPFLLSGGIDDVDAEKIKNIKHNMFAGIDLNSKFELSPGMKDINKLKKFINIIRYEQD from the coding sequence ATGAAAATTAAAGTTTGCGGAATGAAATATTCCGACAATATAAAAGAACTGCTTAATCTTCCTATAGATATGATGGGATTAATATTCTATCCTAAATCGCCAAGATACACAAACGAATATATTTCTAACATTAAATATGCCGAGAAGAATATTGAGCTTGTAGGTGTGTTCGTAAATGAATCATTCGAGAATATTATAACAAAAGTAAAGGAATTCAATTTAAACATTGTACAACTTCACGGCAACGAAGAACCAACACTTTGTGTAAATCTAAAAAAGCAAGGCTTAAAAATTATAAAAGCTATATCAATAAAAGACGAGAGAAGTTTTAATATTTGTGATATTTACGATAATTGCGATTATCTTTTATTTGATACTTCAACTTCTGCTTACGGTGGCTCTGGTAAAAAATTCGATTGGAATACATTATCTCATTACAAAGGCTCTACTCCATTTTTATTAAGTGGTGGTATTGACGATGTAGATGCCGAAAAGATTAAAAACATAAAACACAATATGTTTGCTGGCATAGATTTAAACAGCAAATTTGAATTATCGCCTGGAATGAAAGACATAAACAAATTAAAAAAATTTATAAACATTATACGATATGAACAAGATTAA
- a CDS encoding anthranilate synthase component 2 (product_source=KO:K01658; cath_funfam=3.40.50.880; cog=COG0512; ko=KO:K01658; pfam=PF00117; superfamily=52317; tigrfam=TIGR00566), which translates to MKILLLDNYDSFTYNLVHIINEVGYEVDVYRNDKISIEAVDKYDKIILSPGPGIPSEAGLLLPIIKKYAHCKSFLGVCLGHQAIAEAFGGGLINLEYVYHGVSSPINIIADDKIFNNIPSKIEVGRYHSWVVDRNTFPNELLITAVDNENKIMALKHKTLDIHGVQFHPESVLTSFGKDIIKQFLAS; encoded by the coding sequence ATGAAAATTCTTCTATTAGATAATTACGATTCATTCACTTATAATTTAGTTCATATTATAAATGAAGTAGGCTATGAAGTAGATGTGTATCGTAACGATAAAATAAGTATTGAAGCTGTAGATAAATACGATAAAATAATACTCTCTCCTGGGCCTGGCATTCCTTCCGAAGCTGGTTTGCTTCTACCTATAATTAAGAAGTATGCACATTGTAAAAGTTTTTTAGGTGTTTGCTTAGGACATCAAGCTATAGCTGAAGCTTTCGGTGGTGGGCTTATCAATTTAGAATATGTATATCATGGAGTTTCGTCTCCTATCAATATAATAGCAGACGATAAGATATTCAATAATATTCCTTCTAAAATAGAAGTCGGAAGGTATCATTCTTGGGTTGTTGACAGAAACACATTCCCTAACGAACTGTTGATAACGGCTGTCGATAACGAAAATAAAATAATGGCTCTAAAACATAAAACGTTAGACATACATGGTGTGCAATTTCACCCCGAATCTGTGCTTACATCATTTGGGAAAGATATAATAAAACAATTTCTTGCATCGTAA
- a CDS encoding anthranilate synthase component 1 (product_source=KO:K01657; cath_funfam=3.60.120.10; cog=COG0147; ko=KO:K01657; pfam=PF00425,PF04715; superfamily=56322), whose product MKKTIINTISQSVLADLQTPVSIYLKVRDTFTESALLESSDYHSNENSISFIGVDPIARFEVNNKRVTMTFPSGYKEMISVENNNDNINIPDLLQEFIHSFEINNNNNNTGYNGLFGYTSYDAVKYFEEISINNTSKENKTPEMIYIFYRFIIVVNHFKNEMTIVENVVEGTKSRMDYIVGILNNRNYASYNFMAKGKETSDITDEEYKEMVRKGISHCKRGDVFQIVLSRRFSQPFTGDDFKVYRALRSINPSPYLFYFDFGSFRIFGSSPEIHCGISKGKAYIDPIAGTFKRTGDDEKDKNLARQLLEDPKENAEHVMLVDLARNDLSKNTRNVQLGFYKEIQFYSHVIHLVSRVIGDVKEETNTIKIYADTFPAGTLSGAPKVRAMELIRDIEHHNRGVYGGCIGYIGLNGDINQAITIRTFVSVDNTLHYQAGAGIVSRSNEDSELQEVNNKLGALKSAIDRAEQIIN is encoded by the coding sequence ATGAAAAAGACAATAATAAATACAATCAGTCAATCGGTGCTTGCTGATTTGCAAACCCCTGTAAGTATTTATCTAAAAGTTAGAGACACCTTTACCGAGTCGGCATTACTCGAATCTTCTGATTATCATAGTAACGAAAATTCTATATCTTTTATAGGGGTAGACCCTATAGCTCGCTTCGAAGTTAACAATAAACGGGTAACAATGACTTTCCCTTCGGGTTATAAAGAAATGATTTCGGTAGAGAATAATAATGATAATATTAATATTCCTGACTTACTGCAAGAGTTTATACATTCATTCGAAATAAATAACAACAATAATAATACAGGCTACAACGGATTGTTTGGTTATACTTCTTACGATGCTGTAAAATATTTCGAAGAAATAAGCATTAACAATACCTCTAAAGAAAACAAAACTCCCGAAATGATTTACATCTTTTATCGCTTCATTATAGTTGTTAATCATTTCAAAAACGAAATGACTATAGTCGAGAATGTTGTTGAAGGCACTAAAAGTCGTATGGATTATATAGTAGGTATACTTAATAACCGCAATTATGCTTCGTATAACTTTATGGCTAAAGGTAAAGAAACTTCTGATATTACAGATGAAGAATATAAAGAAATGGTTCGAAAAGGCATATCACACTGTAAACGTGGCGACGTTTTTCAAATAGTTTTATCAAGAAGATTTTCTCAACCATTTACAGGAGATGATTTTAAAGTTTACCGTGCTTTAAGATCTATAAATCCTTCACCTTATTTATTCTATTTCGATTTTGGTTCGTTCCGAATATTTGGTTCAAGTCCGGAAATACATTGTGGAATTTCTAAAGGGAAAGCCTATATCGACCCTATAGCTGGAACTTTTAAGCGTACGGGCGATGATGAAAAAGATAAAAATCTGGCTCGTCAGCTTTTAGAAGATCCTAAAGAAAATGCCGAACACGTGATGCTTGTAGACCTTGCTCGTAACGATTTAAGTAAAAACACTCGTAATGTTCAACTCGGCTTTTATAAAGAAATACAATTTTACTCTCACGTTATTCATCTTGTTTCGCGTGTTATTGGAGATGTAAAAGAAGAAACAAATACAATAAAAATATATGCTGACACATTTCCTGCAGGAACTCTATCTGGTGCTCCAAAGGTAAGAGCTATGGAATTAATTAGAGACATAGAACACCACAATAGAGGTGTTTATGGAGGTTGTATTGGTTACATAGGACTAAATGGCGATATAAATCAGGCTATTACTATACGCACCTTTGTTAGTGTTGATAATACGCTACACTATCAAGCAGGAGCTGGTATTGTGTCTCGCTCTAACGAAGATTCGGAACTGCAAGAAGTAAACAATAAATTAGGAGCATTAAAGAGTGCAATAGACCGAGCTGAACAAATAATTAATTAG
- a CDS encoding anthranilate phosphoribosyltransferase (product_source=KO:K00766; cath_funfam=1.20.970.10,3.40.1030.10; cog=COG0547; ko=KO:K00766; pfam=PF00591,PF02885; superfamily=47648,52418; tigrfam=TIGR01245): MKTTLNRLFEHQYLSREEARNILSNMAQGEYNESQIAAFITVYFMRSISVDEILGFRDALLETRVNVDELREYNPIDIVGTGGDGKNTFNISTAACFVTAGAGYKVVKHGNYGATSVSGASNVMEEHGVKFSDKIDLHKKSLDETNIAYLHASLFNKALKAVAPVRKALAVKTFFNILGPLVNPIIPKRQVLGVYDLKMARLYNYIFQESGNDFTIVHSLDGYDEISLTDTFKIINKYDERIYTPEELGFNKVNPDELFGGYTTKDAALIFDNVLANCATEAQKNVVIVNSATAIQTIEPSLNFQTCIAKAKESLESGKAKHTFIKFLEINKL, encoded by the coding sequence ATGAAAACAACATTGAACCGATTATTTGAGCATCAGTACCTAAGCAGAGAAGAAGCTCGCAATATATTGAGCAACATGGCTCAAGGAGAATATAACGAAAGTCAGATAGCGGCTTTCATTACAGTATATTTTATGCGGAGTATAAGCGTAGACGAAATACTTGGCTTTAGAGATGCTTTGTTGGAAACACGTGTGAATGTAGATGAGCTTCGAGAGTATAATCCGATAGACATTGTGGGTACTGGCGGCGATGGTAAAAACACTTTCAACATATCAACTGCTGCTTGTTTTGTAACGGCAGGTGCTGGATATAAAGTTGTTAAGCACGGAAACTATGGAGCTACTTCTGTAAGTGGAGCTTCTAATGTTATGGAAGAACACGGGGTTAAGTTTTCAGACAAAATAGATTTACATAAAAAATCGCTCGACGAAACAAACATTGCTTATCTACACGCTTCGCTGTTTAATAAAGCATTGAAAGCGGTAGCTCCGGTACGGAAAGCTTTGGCTGTAAAAACTTTCTTCAATATACTTGGTCCATTAGTGAATCCTATAATTCCTAAACGTCAAGTATTAGGTGTTTACGACCTAAAGATGGCTCGGCTTTATAATTATATCTTTCAAGAAAGCGGTAATGATTTTACAATAGTGCATAGTCTTGACGGCTACGATGAAATATCTCTTACCGACACTTTTAAGATTATCAATAAATATGATGAACGTATTTACACTCCCGAAGAACTTGGTTTTAATAAGGTTAACCCTGACGAACTTTTCGGTGGGTACACCACTAAAGATGCAGCTCTTATATTTGATAATGTTTTAGCTAACTGCGCTACCGAAGCTCAAAAAAATGTTGTTATTGTAAACTCTGCAACAGCTATACAAACGATAGAACCTTCGCTCAACTTTCAAACTTGTATTGCTAAAGCCAAAGAATCGTTAGAGTCGGGCAAAGCTAAACATACTTTTATTAAGTTTTTAGAAATAAATAAACTATGA